The Streptomyces kanamyceticus genome window below encodes:
- a CDS encoding ABC transporter ATP-binding protein, which yields MSDLLMAEAVSKTYADAPTPALSDVSFRIGEGEVVALLGHNGAGKSTLFEIVCGLQRADSGTVQRSVGPAEFGWCPQREIIDWSLTVRQNVEMGLAFRRGTLRGVRALAEEVCEVVGLERFLDRQAETLSGGELRRCQIARAIAGRPRLMVLDEPTTGLDPDAVAQVFDFLRDSARQGSTVLVSTHDTSRFAEHCTRVLALSTGRLLADQPVRTFLAPVGESNDLWDGYRHLTRQPSTTSELPSTEVAHP from the coding sequence ATGAGTGACCTACTGATGGCCGAGGCCGTCTCCAAGACCTACGCCGACGCCCCCACCCCGGCCCTGTCCGACGTCTCCTTCCGCATCGGGGAAGGAGAAGTCGTCGCTCTGCTCGGACACAACGGGGCAGGGAAATCGACCCTGTTCGAGATCGTGTGCGGTCTCCAGCGGGCCGACTCGGGCACAGTGCAGCGTTCGGTGGGCCCGGCCGAGTTCGGCTGGTGCCCACAGCGAGAGATCATCGACTGGTCATTGACCGTCCGTCAGAACGTCGAGATGGGACTGGCGTTCCGCCGCGGAACCCTGCGCGGCGTACGTGCCCTGGCGGAAGAGGTCTGCGAGGTCGTCGGCCTCGAACGGTTCCTCGACCGGCAGGCCGAAACGCTCTCCGGCGGGGAACTGCGCCGCTGCCAGATCGCCCGCGCCATCGCGGGCCGACCTCGGCTGATGGTCCTCGACGAGCCGACCACCGGCCTGGACCCCGACGCCGTCGCGCAGGTCTTCGACTTCCTCCGCGACAGCGCCAGGCAGGGATCCACCGTCCTGGTCAGCACCCACGACACGTCACGCTTCGCCGAACACTGCACCCGCGTTCTGGCCCTCAGCACCGGCCGCCTCCTCGCCGACCAGCCAGTGCGGACCTTCCTGGCCCCGGTCGGCGAGTCCAACGACCTGTGGGACGGCTACCGGCACCTCACCCGGCAGCCCTCCACCACGTCCGAACTCCCATCGACCGAGGTCGCACACCCATGA
- a CDS encoding MsnO8 family LLM class oxidoreductase: MKLSVLDTAPVFAGTTGTAALRTSVELAQHAEALGYTRYWIAEHHDNPAAAATTPEVVTAAIASATTTIRVGSGGVMLPNHSTLRVAEAFTTLTALYGSRIDLGVGRALAGSPTLSTTLRGTLPAASPTAFATQIEELQRYLSHSTPTAMPHHTSVPVWILGGSVPVALTAARLGLPFAFAGHLGTTRAQDTLTAYRQSYRPSPAHPHPYAMASAGVYLAKTHKRAAQLARTYAEHLLGESRGNRTPIDPIDPKRTAQTSNHQHSMADTRAKEWICGDRSTAEAALHQYANDLALDELITLTVMEDFADRALSYEILMQAAK; the protein is encoded by the coding sequence ATGAAGCTCTCCGTCCTCGACACCGCTCCCGTCTTCGCCGGAACCACCGGCACTGCGGCACTGCGCACCAGCGTGGAACTGGCGCAACACGCAGAAGCACTGGGCTACACCCGCTACTGGATCGCGGAGCACCACGACAACCCCGCGGCGGCGGCCACTACTCCGGAGGTCGTCACAGCGGCCATCGCATCCGCCACGACCACCATTCGCGTGGGATCCGGCGGCGTCATGCTCCCCAACCACTCAACACTCCGCGTCGCTGAAGCCTTCACCACCCTGACCGCCCTGTACGGCTCCCGCATCGACCTGGGCGTGGGCCGCGCCCTGGCCGGCAGCCCGACGCTGAGCACCACCCTTCGAGGGACCCTCCCCGCCGCCTCGCCGACCGCGTTCGCCACCCAGATCGAAGAACTGCAGCGATACCTCTCCCACAGCACCCCGACCGCAATGCCCCACCACACATCGGTACCCGTGTGGATCCTCGGGGGCAGCGTCCCCGTCGCCCTGACAGCGGCCCGCCTCGGCCTCCCCTTCGCCTTCGCCGGCCACCTCGGCACCACAAGAGCCCAGGACACGCTCACGGCGTACCGCCAGTCGTACCGGCCTTCGCCCGCACACCCCCACCCGTACGCCATGGCCAGCGCAGGCGTATACCTGGCGAAGACCCACAAACGCGCCGCCCAACTCGCCCGCACCTACGCGGAGCACCTCCTGGGCGAGAGCCGGGGGAACCGCACACCCATCGATCCCATCGATCCGAAGCGCACGGCACAGACGTCCAACCACCAGCACAGCATGGCCGACACCCGGGCCAAGGAATGGATCTGCGGCGACCGGTCCACGGCCGAAGCGGCCCTCCACCAATACGCCAACGACCTCGCCCTCGACGAACTCATCACCCTGACCGTCATGGAGGACTTCGCCGACCGGGCACTGTCGTACGAGATCCTCATGCAAGCAGCCAAGTGA
- a CDS encoding ABC transporter permease, translating to MSTLQTPPQARRLARPLIAVRFHWLSLWNWRQVYYGRIIEPIAYLLFLAAGIGGAVASGQNQSLGTYLAFVVPGMLAMLAFRSGTAAISDVANDRKWGVFALYTLHGGGPAGYLSSIVTILGAVFLAQLALVLVLAAALGGLADVSAPHLTTTVLTALLVDAGWIATGAAVAARVQSYATRDFLLTITALPVVLAAPLFYPLDSAPGYLRALAHADPLTYQVAWLRGTWSGDPSGLLWAALWAMIAAATAVPMLTRADRVTRER from the coding sequence ATGAGCACCCTGCAGACGCCCCCGCAGGCGCGCCGTCTCGCCCGCCCCCTGATCGCGGTCCGCTTCCACTGGCTCTCGCTGTGGAACTGGCGACAGGTCTACTACGGCCGGATCATCGAGCCGATCGCCTACCTGCTCTTCCTCGCCGCCGGAATCGGCGGAGCGGTTGCCTCCGGGCAGAACCAGAGCCTGGGCACGTATCTCGCGTTCGTCGTCCCGGGCATGCTCGCGATGCTCGCGTTCCGCTCAGGCACCGCTGCCATCTCGGATGTCGCCAACGACCGCAAATGGGGTGTGTTCGCCCTCTACACCCTGCACGGAGGCGGCCCCGCCGGATACCTGTCGAGCATCGTCACGATCCTCGGCGCGGTCTTCCTCGCCCAACTCGCCCTGGTCCTCGTCCTCGCCGCCGCACTGGGCGGCCTCGCCGACGTATCGGCGCCGCACCTGACGACCACGGTGCTCACCGCGCTCCTCGTCGACGCCGGTTGGATCGCCACCGGAGCAGCCGTCGCCGCCCGCGTCCAGTCGTACGCCACACGCGACTTCCTCCTGACGATCACCGCCCTGCCCGTCGTGCTGGCGGCACCGCTCTTCTACCCCCTGGACTCCGCACCGGGTTACCTGCGTGCCCTGGCCCACGCCGACCCGCTCACCTACCAGGTCGCTTGGCTGCGCGGCACCTGGTCAGGCGATCCCTCCGGCCTGCTCTGGGCAGCCCTGTGGGCGATGATCGCGGCGGCTACGGCCGTGCCGATGCTGACCCGAGCCGACCGCGTCACCCGGGAAAGGTGA
- a CDS encoding beta-ketoacyl-[acyl-carrier-protein] synthase family protein, which translates to MSPETNVVVTGIGLVTAAGNDVESTWDAVREGRATAGRDPELRDLPVSLSCRADLADSAPKLSPILRPDPCARMGLTAVTQALERAKLDSADWDPTRVAVVTGCSLGGMHSARVAAERLATDGPTSVSPYFLTGYLINMVSATIALHLGVRGPALNVATACASGATALGTARDLLASGQCDIAVVCGADAAVTRSVVTGFAQLGALSDRGSRPFDTDRDGFVIAEGAGALVLERAEHAAARSAPHLARFIGFAATTDAHHLVAPHPEGQGAERALRDALVDAGISPGEVDHVNAHGTSTPRGDAVEAALLARFFSHAPSVTSAKGALGHTLGAAGAIEAALTVLALRTDMVPPVAGLREPDPAFAIDLVTGAPRQQEITFAVSSSFGFGGHNAVVVLAKA; encoded by the coding sequence GTGAGCCCGGAGACCAACGTCGTCGTGACCGGGATCGGCCTGGTCACGGCGGCGGGCAACGACGTGGAATCCACCTGGGACGCCGTACGCGAGGGCCGTGCCACGGCCGGCCGGGATCCGGAACTGCGCGATCTTCCCGTCTCCTTGAGCTGCCGCGCGGACCTCGCGGACTCGGCGCCGAAGCTCAGCCCCATCCTGCGGCCCGACCCTTGTGCGCGCATGGGCCTGACCGCTGTCACCCAAGCGCTGGAACGGGCCAAACTCGATTCCGCCGACTGGGACCCGACCCGCGTGGCCGTCGTCACGGGCTGCTCCCTGGGCGGCATGCACTCCGCGCGTGTCGCCGCCGAGAGGTTGGCCACCGACGGCCCGACGAGTGTGTCGCCGTACTTCCTGACCGGCTATCTCATCAACATGGTGTCCGCCACCATCGCCCTGCACCTGGGCGTGCGGGGCCCCGCGCTGAACGTCGCGACCGCGTGTGCGTCCGGTGCCACCGCCCTCGGTACGGCCCGTGATCTGCTCGCCTCGGGCCAGTGCGACATCGCCGTCGTGTGCGGCGCCGACGCCGCTGTCACCCGGTCTGTCGTGACGGGCTTCGCCCAGTTGGGCGCGCTGTCCGACCGGGGCTCACGCCCGTTCGACACCGACCGCGACGGATTCGTCATCGCCGAGGGCGCGGGAGCGCTCGTCCTCGAGCGGGCCGAGCATGCTGCCGCCCGCTCCGCTCCGCACCTGGCACGCTTCATCGGTTTCGCAGCCACCACCGACGCCCACCACCTCGTCGCGCCGCATCCCGAAGGGCAGGGAGCCGAACGGGCTCTACGGGACGCGCTCGTGGACGCGGGCATCAGCCCCGGCGAGGTCGACCACGTCAATGCCCACGGCACGTCCACCCCTCGCGGCGACGCGGTGGAAGCAGCCCTCCTTGCACGCTTCTTTTCCCACGCCCCCTCCGTGACCTCCGCCAAGGGCGCCCTGGGCCATACCTTGGGCGCCGCGGGCGCGATCGAGGCGGCCCTGACCGTGCTCGCGTTGCGTACGGACATGGTCCCGCCGGTCGCCGGGTTGCGTGAGCCCGACCCGGCCTTCGCCATCGACCTTGTCACCGGGGCGCCCCGCCAGCAAGAGATCACCTTCGCGGTCAGTAGCTCCTTCGGCTTCGGCGGACACAACGCGGTCGTAGTCCTCGCGAAGGCGTGA
- a CDS encoding chorismate mutase, which produces MSHVEGNPEVDIAQARKRLDELDRQIVRMLKERVSFSALVQSARISDGGCRTDNQRENVVVRRYHQRLGPAGRDIALSLLRLCRGRDPVPAFGCGASPARRAFLGPAASVSQRAAELLAPRAGQELVPLDTLDDVVSEVVDGRADEAVLPLENSLSGPVHDSIRALVACDEVCVTAQLRLPVDWVLAAAPGTHLADVDTVASHPHALAQTRKWLGALLPRTATTSASSSSSASAAGLLAPDAAYEAAVCTRRAAEHYRLSVLATPDTSQVPVTRFALVRPAAELPAPSGDDVTSLAVTVPTRSLTDVVECLARNRAEVLGLHTLPAGKARHLLWLDCRGHAADPRLVRTWVELSAPCDQLRMIGTYPVAGLSG; this is translated from the coding sequence ATGTCGCACGTCGAAGGAAATCCTGAAGTGGATATTGCCCAGGCGAGGAAGCGCCTGGACGAACTGGACCGACAGATCGTGAGAATGCTGAAAGAGCGGGTGTCGTTCTCCGCACTCGTGCAGTCCGCCCGTATCTCAGACGGAGGATGCCGCACCGACAACCAGCGGGAGAACGTCGTCGTCCGGAGGTACCACCAGCGTCTGGGGCCGGCGGGCCGTGACATCGCGCTGAGCCTGCTGCGCCTGTGCCGCGGCAGGGACCCCGTGCCCGCATTCGGGTGTGGCGCTTCCCCGGCCCGACGCGCCTTCCTCGGACCTGCGGCATCCGTCTCCCAGCGGGCCGCCGAGCTCCTCGCGCCCCGCGCGGGACAGGAACTGGTACCCCTGGACACGCTGGACGACGTGGTGAGCGAGGTGGTGGACGGCCGTGCCGATGAGGCGGTGCTGCCGCTGGAGAACAGCCTGTCCGGGCCCGTCCACGACAGCATCCGTGCCCTCGTCGCCTGCGACGAGGTCTGCGTCACCGCGCAGTTGCGGCTCCCTGTCGACTGGGTCCTAGCGGCTGCCCCGGGCACGCACCTGGCCGACGTCGACACCGTGGCGAGCCATCCCCACGCGCTGGCCCAGACCCGGAAGTGGCTCGGCGCGCTGCTGCCGCGGACGGCCACCACCAGCGCCTCCTCGTCCTCCTCCGCGTCCGCGGCAGGGCTGCTCGCGCCCGATGCCGCGTACGAAGCAGCCGTGTGTACCCGCCGGGCGGCGGAGCACTACCGCCTGAGCGTCCTCGCGACACCTGACACGTCGCAGGTCCCTGTCACACGCTTCGCCCTGGTACGACCTGCTGCCGAGCTGCCGGCGCCTTCCGGCGACGATGTCACCAGCCTGGCCGTCACCGTGCCCACCCGGTCCCTGACCGACGTCGTGGAGTGCCTGGCCCGGAACCGGGCCGAAGTTCTGGGCCTGCACACCTTGCCCGCAGGGAAGGCACGTCACCTGCTGTGGCTGGACTGCCGCGGACATGCCGCCGACCCCCGCCTCGTGCGCACCTGGGTCGAGCTGAGCGCACCCTGCGACCAGCTGCGCATGATCGGCACCTACCCGGTCGCCGGTCTCTCGGGCTGA
- a CDS encoding phosphoenolpyruvate carboxykinase (ATP) — protein MIQNLYFDFYGVTTRLRVVPADVDEALFYFQGQQLSQPPAGEPDVVVTLSCTEWPERGFFTSLLRKDNLAKRIEIDRRTDGSWARVVDHAFTGWSEIPSPLPPFRYSDLWMTTAVGPGTCLRMPDGQGLLITGANYVGKTSTSLVLCQRGARLVSDSLAVLDLTTGLFRRHDSPLGFRRGSRRHHLDKITSGVHRETVSPDTGLVLLVPPAEFLGVPNLPEAKVDRIVHLERHASPAEPFTTDSDLSSWFSGADRHEIAQHLPEVTTVVPVPEEVSPRQIADLLESAL, from the coding sequence ATGATCCAGAACCTGTACTTCGACTTCTACGGGGTGACCACCCGGCTGCGGGTCGTCCCGGCCGACGTCGACGAGGCCCTGTTCTACTTTCAGGGTCAGCAGCTCTCGCAGCCTCCCGCGGGTGAACCCGATGTGGTGGTGACCCTGAGCTGCACCGAATGGCCCGAGCGCGGCTTCTTCACCAGCCTGCTCCGCAAGGACAACTTGGCCAAGCGCATCGAGATCGACCGACGCACCGACGGCTCCTGGGCCCGGGTGGTCGATCACGCCTTCACGGGCTGGTCCGAGATACCCTCCCCGCTCCCGCCCTTCCGCTACTCCGACCTGTGGATGACCACCGCGGTCGGCCCGGGAACCTGCCTGAGGATGCCCGACGGTCAGGGACTGCTCATCACCGGGGCCAACTACGTCGGCAAGACCTCGACCTCGCTGGTGCTGTGTCAACGCGGAGCACGTCTGGTGAGCGACAGCCTCGCCGTGCTCGACCTGACCACCGGTCTGTTCCGCCGGCACGACAGCCCCCTCGGCTTTCGCAGGGGAAGCCGCCGACACCACCTGGACAAGATCACAAGCGGTGTGCACCGCGAAACCGTGTCCCCGGACACCGGCCTCGTGCTCCTGGTGCCTCCCGCGGAATTCCTGGGCGTCCCCAACCTCCCCGAGGCCAAGGTCGACCGGATCGTGCACCTCGAACGCCACGCTTCGCCCGCGGAGCCCTTCACCACCGACTCAGACCTGTCTTCTTGGTTCTCCGGCGCCGACCGGCACGAGATCGCTCAGCACCTTCCCGAGGTGACCACTGTCGTGCCCGTGCCGGAGGAAGTTTCGCCCCGTCAGATCGCAGACCTTCTCGAAAGCGCCCTATGA
- a CDS encoding thiamine pyrophosphate-binding protein: MTTPAVASPRLSGAELVLRVLREEGVDHVFGNPGTTELPLIQQLADQHDITYVLALQEASAVAMADGHARITGRPSFVNLHAAAGLGNGIGALTNAAAARVPMVVTAGQQDLRHLIRDPVLAGDLTGLATPTVKWAHEVGTREELGEVLSHAFRVAQAPPTGPVFVSLPMNLLDELGPPPPRRTAVRFAAAAPTDELAKRLNETPADDIALVYGDELARHAPAEGLALAEALGAPVWGAGWPATNPFPTTHALWRGYLPTHLPGIRSMLAPFRLVLVVGTRTFPLYYPYAPGPLLDEDTHVVQISADPTGPGRDTPVDRALNGHLRPTLRDLLASLPASETPARKATAPPTSPADKPLDLESLSMALADALPDDALVVDEAPHAARSIRAALRLEEANRYQWVSGGLGWAMPAAIGVSLAHPGGRVLCTVGDGATMYCPQSLWTAAHLGLPIGFVVANNREYRVLKDNWHHRQPGAKRLLGMDLTQPTVDFGALGRSMGVPSRSVSTSGELMAAMRDGYGTGGPFLVEAVLDES, encoded by the coding sequence ATGACGACACCCGCTGTCGCTTCACCGCGCCTGAGCGGTGCCGAACTCGTGCTGCGCGTTCTCCGGGAAGAAGGCGTCGACCACGTCTTCGGCAACCCCGGGACCACCGAGCTCCCCTTGATCCAGCAGTTGGCAGACCAACACGACATCACCTACGTGCTAGCACTCCAGGAGGCCTCCGCGGTCGCCATGGCGGACGGCCACGCCCGCATCACCGGCCGCCCGTCCTTCGTCAACCTGCACGCGGCCGCGGGCCTCGGCAACGGCATCGGCGCGCTGACCAACGCCGCCGCCGCCCGCGTACCCATGGTGGTCACCGCAGGGCAGCAGGACCTGCGCCACCTCATCCGCGACCCGGTACTGGCGGGCGACCTGACAGGTCTGGCCACGCCCACCGTCAAGTGGGCCCACGAGGTCGGCACCCGTGAGGAACTCGGCGAGGTGCTGAGCCACGCCTTCCGGGTCGCGCAGGCACCACCGACAGGTCCGGTGTTCGTCTCACTGCCGATGAACCTGCTGGACGAGCTCGGCCCGCCCCCGCCGCGACGTACGGCCGTGCGTTTCGCCGCCGCCGCGCCCACGGACGAACTCGCCAAGCGGCTGAACGAAACCCCGGCCGACGACATCGCGCTGGTCTACGGGGATGAACTGGCGCGCCACGCCCCGGCCGAGGGTCTGGCCCTTGCCGAGGCCCTCGGCGCCCCGGTGTGGGGAGCGGGCTGGCCGGCCACCAACCCCTTCCCCACAACACACGCGCTGTGGCGTGGCTATCTGCCCACGCATCTGCCGGGCATCCGCTCCATGCTCGCTCCGTTCCGACTGGTACTCGTCGTGGGAACCCGGACCTTCCCGCTCTACTACCCCTACGCTCCCGGCCCGCTGTTGGACGAGGACACCCACGTCGTCCAGATCTCCGCCGATCCGACGGGCCCCGGCCGCGACACCCCGGTCGACCGCGCACTGAACGGGCACCTGAGGCCCACGCTGCGCGACCTGCTCGCGTCACTGCCCGCCTCGGAGACTCCCGCACGAAAGGCGACAGCACCGCCAACCAGTCCCGCAGACAAGCCACTTGATCTGGAGAGTCTCTCCATGGCTCTGGCCGACGCGCTTCCCGACGACGCCCTGGTCGTCGACGAGGCGCCGCACGCAGCACGGAGCATCCGCGCCGCACTGCGCCTGGAGGAGGCGAACCGGTACCAGTGGGTGTCGGGCGGCCTCGGGTGGGCCATGCCCGCGGCCATCGGCGTCAGCCTGGCCCACCCGGGCGGACGGGTGCTGTGCACGGTCGGCGACGGCGCCACCATGTACTGCCCCCAATCCCTGTGGACCGCAGCCCACTTGGGCCTGCCGATCGGCTTCGTGGTCGCCAACAACCGTGAGTACCGCGTCCTGAAGGACAACTGGCACCACCGGCAACCGGGAGCGAAACGCCTCCTCGGCATGGACCTGACCCAACCCACGGTCGACTTCGGCGCCCTGGGCCGGTCCATGGGGGTGCCCAGCCGAAGTGTCAGCACGAGCGGCGAGCTCATGGCAGCCATGCGGGACGGGTACGGCACCGGAGGTCCCTTCCTCGTCGAGGCCGTCCTCGACGAGAGCTAG
- a CDS encoding phosphoenolpyruvate carboxykinase (ATP) yields MAVDVHLRHPEDRDHVRYYFQDYLRPPGGARADISLALLPTEGRFIGGATDVRKDIHVRTAGNSWQLYESYAGQPDRATPLPPFLLPPLNSLVRPVHASAVASPRDPSRAVLLHGPSKAGKSSVLLELTRLGWHFVCDDTALLHNERTIFSYTRPIGVRESTLRTHPWLQAHIAHAPSFTTPTGTTWAVHANLLPAKRSPAATAWAWTVTLRPSRTYRVTRLTENHWEIALDSGRDIRRAAADIVTELTGDPS; encoded by the coding sequence GTGGCGGTCGATGTCCATCTCCGGCATCCCGAGGACCGTGACCATGTCCGCTACTACTTTCAGGACTACCTGCGGCCTCCGGGTGGCGCGCGTGCTGACATTTCGCTCGCCCTCCTGCCCACCGAGGGGCGATTCATCGGTGGGGCCACCGATGTCCGCAAGGACATCCATGTCCGGACGGCCGGTAACTCCTGGCAGCTCTACGAGAGTTACGCGGGGCAGCCGGACCGGGCGACACCGCTGCCGCCGTTCCTGCTGCCCCCCTTGAACTCCCTGGTCCGCCCCGTGCACGCAAGCGCGGTGGCCTCGCCGCGGGACCCCTCCCGGGCCGTCCTGCTGCACGGCCCCTCGAAGGCCGGCAAGTCGTCCGTCCTACTCGAACTGACCCGACTGGGCTGGCACTTCGTCTGTGACGACACCGCCCTGCTGCACAACGAGCGCACGATCTTCTCCTACACCCGGCCCATCGGCGTCAGGGAGTCGACGCTACGGACCCACCCCTGGCTGCAGGCGCACATCGCGCACGCCCCCAGCTTCACCACGCCGACCGGAACCACCTGGGCCGTCCACGCGAACCTCCTGCCGGCCAAGCGCTCCCCGGCCGCGACCGCCTGGGCCTGGACGGTCACTCTGCGCCCGTCCCGCACCTACCGTGTCACCCGCCTCACCGAGAACCACTGGGAGATCGCACTGGATTCAGGACGGGACATCCGACGAGCCGCTGCGGACATCGTCACGGAACTCACCGGAGACCCTTCATGA